ATGCTTTCTTTCCCCTGTTCCATAAAGTCAGGCGAAAACTTTTTTACCATTTCCAGCATGGCTTCTTCTTTTTCACTGCCGGTAACTTCATAAGCTTTTCCAAATACAACAGCGCTTTCATAATTTACTGTAAAATCACCGGGCAATACCTCGCTGGCTCCAATAACGCAAAAAGACACCCTGTTGTCTGCCTTTATATTATCCAGCTTTTGCCCTTCCTTTGCGCAGTGAAAATAAATCAGCCCGTCTTTATACCAGTAGCTCATTGGAACGCCGTATGGATATCCGTCAGCGGAAGTAGTAGATAAAACACCATGCTCCCCTTTTTCAATAATCTCCTTTGCCTGGCTCTCACTTGCTGCATATTCAGCGCGTCTTATTACGCCTCTCATACTATTTCTCCGTTTTTTTATGTTTTCTTTTTTTTCGCACTATTTCAGTCCGGCAAACATAATAAATTTCCCTGTAATTCCGAAAATATAAACACCCGTTTTCTTTCTTGTTTGTTGTAATTCCTGTAATTACCTTATATCTGTTACAATGCGGGGGAGGAATAAAATGGATAAATTTCAGCAGCTTGAAGAAGAAAACCGTCACCTGAAGTCTTCTCTTGAAGAGCTTTCAATTCTGAACGAAATTGCAACAGCCGTTAATTCCACACTTTCTCTTGACAGGATTATCGGACTCATAGTTCAAAAGTGCATCAAACACCTGAAGGCCGAACAGGCTTCTGTAATGCTTCTGGGCAAAGAACACGACGAAACTGCATTTAAGACAATGATAAGAAAAACTGACCATTCTGTCTATAGCTTTGCATACCATCTTGACGACCAGATTACAGGATGGATTCTAAGCAGCAAGAAATCCCTTATTATAAATGACTTCCCGAATGACAAAAGATTTTTCAGGACACGCCAGGAAAGCCTTTCAATCTGCAATCTGATAAGCGTGCCTCTTTTCTTTAAGGGCGATATGACAGGCATTATATCGGTCTTCAACAAAAAAGACTCGGAACATTTTACACCCGATGATGAAAGGCTTCTTTCAATTATTGCCGCACAGTCAGCACAGATAATAGAAAACGCAAGGCTCCTTAAAGAGGAACAGACTTTAATGAGCATGCTGGAAG
This genomic window from Ignavibacteria bacterium contains:
- a CDS encoding pyridoxamine 5'-phosphate oxidase family protein, translating into MRGVIRRAEYAASESQAKEIIEKGEHGVLSTTSADGYPYGVPMSYWYKDGLIYFHCAKEGQKLDNIKADNRVSFCVIGASEVLPGDFTVNYESAVVFGKAYEVTGSEKEEAMLEMVKKFSPDFMEQGKES